A portion of the Magnolia sinica isolate HGM2019 chromosome 17, MsV1, whole genome shotgun sequence genome contains these proteins:
- the LOC131231864 gene encoding membrane protein of ER body-like protein isoform X13 → MEGEQEWEGEESAPTLTLRTRKGKMVNLDAARVEWTAQTDRSVYLDRGEGIWKCRHCTWTYRMGSPGIDHAHNHEESFRGLANAKTLSQQGSCFGSQSQQGTASTDENGGTKFSTVGFSAGEKNQGNGEADLETKINGLSNEDNNGSPVDMRAENQLGFNVRYLETANFTSAIESTDKNVAMKFQTNGMYTREENPETDESDFAKKKFENLDGLPNVGNHKSPMNMKAESQLNSKFIYSKVYGENGTTGFEPFENVIRASSHGRLVHGSKPVVETDVERVLEEQDTHDLYCPNCNSCITKRVILRKRKRRGQDVQFESKREKIEPVLQPDLNASTDTGPDVFRCLACFSFFIPTASGFKLFRIFGRSDEGENLNNPQQIPSKNLNWISSIHEFLKTKKARNEPGSYAVQHVQEDNVQPLGPSKHSNGTLSVQENEILPLIQGGLMPDKSNATIEQSVEGEIRKALGDKDVILALSSQESLPLGETQIGDGVKLDGPIKMNGAALCIDAANSIIQRVEDDHPNLMGPSRHSEESLSHEMNDNDSSIQRAGLAEVISFNKEQVDNPELKPLEDEKSIPVSPKPGALLHGEIESDNEENLKGVPKTNIAAGTATPAGPLSSQSNQTVPSSAAPGVLQDRETKIEIVQQKFDGARTHEWDILKSIVYGGLIESITSLGVVSSAAGSEAATLNIVALGLANLIGGLFVISHNLKELRNEQRSANDQNEQNLDQYQEILGRRENFWRHVVVAVFSYIIFGLIPPVIYGFSFRKTDNKEYKLIAVAAASLLCIALLAIGKAHVRKAPKTYIKTLLYYVGTGMLASGLSYVAGQLIKKLLEKLGWFDSGAANPMSVFVETRSMRSGWASY, encoded by the exons GAATATGGAAGTGTCGCCACTGCACATGGACCTACCGAATGGGAAGTCCTGGCATAGATCATGCTCACAATCATGAAGAGTCTTTCAGAGGGTTGGCGAATGCCAAAACATTATCTCAGCAGGGATCATGTTTTGGTTCACAAAGTCAACAAG GTACTGCATCTACTGATGAAAATGGGGGGACAAAATTCAGCACTGTTGGCTTTTCTGCTGGTGAGAAAAACCAAGGGAATGGTGAAGCAGATCTTGAAACAAAGATAAATGGTCTTTCCAATGAAGACAACAATGGAAGTCCAGTGGATATGAGGGCTGAAAACCAGTTAGGTTTTAATGTTAGATACTTGGAAACGGCAAATTTCACTAGCGCCATTGAATCCACTGATAAGAATGTGGCAATGAAATTCCAGACCAACGGCATGTACACTCGTGAGGAAAACCCAGAAACTGATGAATCTGATTTTGCaaaaaagaaatttgaaaatcTAGATGGTCTTCCAAATGTAGGCAACCACAAAAGTCCAATGAATATGAAGGCTGAAAGCCAGCTGAATTCAAAATTTATATACTCTAAAGTGTATGGTGAAAATGGAACCACCGGATTTGAGCCTTTTGAGAATGTAATAAGAGCAAGTTCACATGGTAGGCTAGTGCATGGTAGTAAACCAGTAGTAGAAACGGATGTTGAGAGGGTGTTAGAAGAGCAGGATACACACGATTTATACTGTCCTAATTGTAACTCATGTATTACTAAGAGGGTTATTTTACGTAAAAGAAAACGGAGGGGTCAAGATGTCCAGTTTGAGTCAAAGCGTGAAAAAATTGAACCAGTACTTCAACCTGATCTGAATGCTAGTACTGACACAGGGCCTGACGTCTTCAGATGTTTAGCGTGTTTCAGCTTTTTCATTCCAACAG CTAGTGGTTTTAAGTTATTCAGGATTTTTGGAAGAAGTGACGAGGGTGAAAACTTGAACAATCCTCAGCAAATACCTTCTAAGAACTTGAATTGGATCTCCTCTATTCATGAATTTCTTAAGACCAAAAAGGCGAGAAACGAGCCAG GGAGTTATGCAGTGCAACATGTTCAAGAAGACAATGTTCAACCATTGGGCCCATCAAAACATTCAAATGGAACTCTATCTGTTCAGGAAAATGAGATTCTTCCATTAATACAGGGAGGTCTGATGCCTGATAAATCTAATGCTACTATTGAACAAAGTGTGGAAGGTGAAATCAGAAAAGCCTTGGGAGATAAAGATGTTATTCTTGCCCTGTCAAGTCAGGAATCTTTGCCACTTGGAGAAACCCAAATTGGTGATGGAGTGAAACTGGATGGTCCAATTAAAATGAATGGTGCAG CTTTATGCATTGATGCAGCGAATAGTATAATACAACGTGTTGAAGATGATCATCCTAACTTGATGGGGCCATCACGACATTCAGAGGAATCATTATCACATGAGATGAATGATAACGATTCATCAATTCAAAGGGCAGGGCTAGCTGAAGTTATTAGTTTCAACAAGGAACAAGTGGACAATCCAGAACTGAAACCTTTGGAAGATGAGAAAAGCATTCCAGTTTCGCCAAAGCCCGGTGCTTTGTTGCATGGAGAAATTGAATCCGACAATGAAGAAAACTTGAAGGGTGTGCCTAAAACAAACATTGCAG CAGGCACCGCTACACCAGCGGGACCGTTGTCATCTCAGAGCAATCAAACTGTTCCTTCTTCAGCAGCACCAGGAGTCTTGCAAGATAGGGAGACCAAAATAGAAATTGTTCAACAGAAGTTTGATGGAGCTAGAACTCATgaatgggatatcctaaaaagcATTGTGTATGGTGGTTTAATCGAGTCAATCACAAGCCTTGGTGTGGTTTCATCTGCAGCTGGCTCTGAGGCTGCCACAT TGAATATTGTTGCTTTGGGATTGGCAAATCTGATCGGTGGACTATTCGTGATTTCTCATAAT CTTAAGGAGCTGAGAAATGAACAACGTAGTGCCAATgatcaaaatgaacaaaatctCGATCAGTACCAAGAAATACTTGGGCGGAGAGAAAATTTCTGGCGGCATGTGGTTGTTGCAGTCTTTTCATACATCATATTTGGGCTAATTCCACCTGTGATTTATGGCTTCTCATTCCGAAAGACTGATAACAAGGAGTACAAGCTCATAGCGGTTGCTGCAGCTTCTCTTCTATGCATCGCTTTGCTTGCAATCGGGAAGGCCCATGTCCGAAAGGCGCCAAAGACCTACATCAAAACCTTGTTGTACTATGTTGGCACTGGGATGCTGGCGTCAGGCCTCTCATATGTAGCGGGCCAGCTGATCAAGAAGCTTTTGGAGAAGCTTGGGTGGTTCGACTCCGGTGCAGCTAACCCCATGTCTGTATTTGTGGAAACAAGGTCAATGAGGTCGGGATGGGCATCTTATTGA
- the LOC131231864 gene encoding membrane protein of ER body-like protein isoform X12, producing the protein MEGEQEWEGEESAPTLTLRTRKGKMVNLDAARVEWTAQTDRSVYLDRGEGIWKCRHCTWTYRMGSPGIDHAHNHEESFRGLANAKTLSQQGSCFGSQSQQGTASTDENGGTKFSTVGFSAGEKNQGNGEADLETKINGLSNEDNNGSPVDMRAENQLGFNVRYLETANFTSAIESTDKNVAMKFQTNGMYTREENPETDESDFAKKKFENLDGLPNVGNHKSPMNMKAESQLNSKFIYSKVYGENGTTGFEPFENVIRASSHGRLVHGSKPVVETDVERVLEEQDTHDLYCPNCNSCITKRVILRKRKRRGQDVQFESKREKIEPVLQPDLNASTDTGPDVFRCLACFSFFIPTASGFKLFRIFGRSDEGENLNNPQQIPSKNLNWISSIHEFLKTKKARNEPGSYAVQHVQEDNVQPLGPSKHSNGTLSVQENEILPLIQGGLMPDKSNATIEQSVEGEIRKALGDKDVILALSSQESLPLGETQIGDGVKLDGPIKMNGAALCIDAANSIIQRVEDDHPNLMGPSRHSEESLSHEMNDNDSSIQRAGLAEVISFNKEQVDNPELKPLEDEKSIPVSPKPGALLHGEIESDNEENLKGVPKTNIAEDDTILPFVAGTATPAGPLSSQSNQTVPSSAAPGVLQDRETKIEIVQQKFDGARTHEWDILKSIVYGGLIESITSLGVVSSAAGSEAATLNIVALGLANLIGGLFVISHNLKELRNEQRSANDQNEQNLDQYQEILGRRENFWRHVVVAVFSYIIFGLIPPVIYGFSFRKTDNKEYKLIAVAAASLLCIALLAIGKAHVRKAPKTYIKTLLYYVGTGMLASGLSYVAGQLIKKLLEKLGWFDSGAANPMSVFVETRSMRSGWASY; encoded by the exons GAATATGGAAGTGTCGCCACTGCACATGGACCTACCGAATGGGAAGTCCTGGCATAGATCATGCTCACAATCATGAAGAGTCTTTCAGAGGGTTGGCGAATGCCAAAACATTATCTCAGCAGGGATCATGTTTTGGTTCACAAAGTCAACAAG GTACTGCATCTACTGATGAAAATGGGGGGACAAAATTCAGCACTGTTGGCTTTTCTGCTGGTGAGAAAAACCAAGGGAATGGTGAAGCAGATCTTGAAACAAAGATAAATGGTCTTTCCAATGAAGACAACAATGGAAGTCCAGTGGATATGAGGGCTGAAAACCAGTTAGGTTTTAATGTTAGATACTTGGAAACGGCAAATTTCACTAGCGCCATTGAATCCACTGATAAGAATGTGGCAATGAAATTCCAGACCAACGGCATGTACACTCGTGAGGAAAACCCAGAAACTGATGAATCTGATTTTGCaaaaaagaaatttgaaaatcTAGATGGTCTTCCAAATGTAGGCAACCACAAAAGTCCAATGAATATGAAGGCTGAAAGCCAGCTGAATTCAAAATTTATATACTCTAAAGTGTATGGTGAAAATGGAACCACCGGATTTGAGCCTTTTGAGAATGTAATAAGAGCAAGTTCACATGGTAGGCTAGTGCATGGTAGTAAACCAGTAGTAGAAACGGATGTTGAGAGGGTGTTAGAAGAGCAGGATACACACGATTTATACTGTCCTAATTGTAACTCATGTATTACTAAGAGGGTTATTTTACGTAAAAGAAAACGGAGGGGTCAAGATGTCCAGTTTGAGTCAAAGCGTGAAAAAATTGAACCAGTACTTCAACCTGATCTGAATGCTAGTACTGACACAGGGCCTGACGTCTTCAGATGTTTAGCGTGTTTCAGCTTTTTCATTCCAACAG CTAGTGGTTTTAAGTTATTCAGGATTTTTGGAAGAAGTGACGAGGGTGAAAACTTGAACAATCCTCAGCAAATACCTTCTAAGAACTTGAATTGGATCTCCTCTATTCATGAATTTCTTAAGACCAAAAAGGCGAGAAACGAGCCAG GGAGTTATGCAGTGCAACATGTTCAAGAAGACAATGTTCAACCATTGGGCCCATCAAAACATTCAAATGGAACTCTATCTGTTCAGGAAAATGAGATTCTTCCATTAATACAGGGAGGTCTGATGCCTGATAAATCTAATGCTACTATTGAACAAAGTGTGGAAGGTGAAATCAGAAAAGCCTTGGGAGATAAAGATGTTATTCTTGCCCTGTCAAGTCAGGAATCTTTGCCACTTGGAGAAACCCAAATTGGTGATGGAGTGAAACTGGATGGTCCAATTAAAATGAATGGTGCAG CTTTATGCATTGATGCAGCGAATAGTATAATACAACGTGTTGAAGATGATCATCCTAACTTGATGGGGCCATCACGACATTCAGAGGAATCATTATCACATGAGATGAATGATAACGATTCATCAATTCAAAGGGCAGGGCTAGCTGAAGTTATTAGTTTCAACAAGGAACAAGTGGACAATCCAGAACTGAAACCTTTGGAAGATGAGAAAAGCATTCCAGTTTCGCCAAAGCCCGGTGCTTTGTTGCATGGAGAAATTGAATCCGACAATGAAGAAAACTTGAAGGGTGTGCCTAAAACAAACATTGCAG AGGATGATACAATACTACCTTTTGTAGCAGGCACCGCTACACCAGCGGGACCGTTGTCATCTCAGAGCAATCAAACTGTTCCTTCTTCAGCAGCACCAGGAGTCTTGCAAGATAGGGAGACCAAAATAGAAATTGTTCAACAGAAGTTTGATGGAGCTAGAACTCATgaatgggatatcctaaaaagcATTGTGTATGGTGGTTTAATCGAGTCAATCACAAGCCTTGGTGTGGTTTCATCTGCAGCTGGCTCTGAGGCTGCCACAT TGAATATTGTTGCTTTGGGATTGGCAAATCTGATCGGTGGACTATTCGTGATTTCTCATAAT CTTAAGGAGCTGAGAAATGAACAACGTAGTGCCAATgatcaaaatgaacaaaatctCGATCAGTACCAAGAAATACTTGGGCGGAGAGAAAATTTCTGGCGGCATGTGGTTGTTGCAGTCTTTTCATACATCATATTTGGGCTAATTCCACCTGTGATTTATGGCTTCTCATTCCGAAAGACTGATAACAAGGAGTACAAGCTCATAGCGGTTGCTGCAGCTTCTCTTCTATGCATCGCTTTGCTTGCAATCGGGAAGGCCCATGTCCGAAAGGCGCCAAAGACCTACATCAAAACCTTGTTGTACTATGTTGGCACTGGGATGCTGGCGTCAGGCCTCTCATATGTAGCGGGCCAGCTGATCAAGAAGCTTTTGGAGAAGCTTGGGTGGTTCGACTCCGGTGCAGCTAACCCCATGTCTGTATTTGTGGAAACAAGGTCAATGAGGTCGGGATGGGCATCTTATTGA
- the LOC131231864 gene encoding membrane protein of ER body-like protein isoform X2 → MEGEQEWEGEESAPTLTLRTRKGKMVNLDAARVEWTAQTDRSVYLDRGEGIWKCRHCTWTYRMGSPGIDHAHNHEESFRGLANAKTLSQQGSCFGSQSQQGTASTDENGGTKFSTVGFSAGEKNQGNGEADLETKINGLSNEDNNGSPVDMRAENQLGFNVRYLETANFTSAIESTDKNVAMKFQTNGMYTREENPETDESDFAKKKFENLDGLPNVGNHKSPMNMKAESQLNSKFIYSKVYGENGTTGFEPFENVIRASSHGRLVHGSKPVVETDVERVLEEQDTHDLYCPNCNSCITKRVILRKRKRRGQDVQFESKREKIEPVLQPDLNASTDTGPDVFRCLACFSFFIPTASGFKLFRIFGRSDEGENLNNPQQIPSKNLNWISSIHEFLKTKKARNEPGSYAVQHVQEDNVQPLGPSKHSNGTLSVQENEILPLIQGGLMPDKSNATIEQSVEGEIRKALGDKDVILALSSQESLPLGETQIGDGVKLDGPIKMNGAALCIDAANSIIQRVEDDHPNLMGPSRHSEESLSHEMNDNDSSIQRAGLAEVISFNKEQVDNPELKPLEDEKSIPVSPKPGALLHGEIESDNEENLKGVPKTNIAGDINMQLVKEDIGQEPVNQPHYLDKITLNNCNTFTSPAPETSMVAKDQNGIGMHRKDELSKPQREGNNAFIPSIPGVSSPKGVQIDISKLEAAAKKTDLGMKWAFLKSVVHDFAIRTATPAGPLSSQSNQTVPSSAAPGVLQDRETKIEIVQQKFDGARTHEWDILKSIVYGGLIESITSLGVVSSAAGSEAATLNIVALGLANLIGGLFVISHNLKELRNEQRSANDQNEQNLDQYQEILGRRENFWRHVVVAVFSYIIFGLIPPVIYGFSFRKTDNKEYKLIAVAAASLLCIALLAIGKAHVRKAPKTYIKTLLYYVGTGMLASGLSYVAGQLIKKLLEKLGWFDSGAANPMSVFVETRSMRSGWASY, encoded by the exons GAATATGGAAGTGTCGCCACTGCACATGGACCTACCGAATGGGAAGTCCTGGCATAGATCATGCTCACAATCATGAAGAGTCTTTCAGAGGGTTGGCGAATGCCAAAACATTATCTCAGCAGGGATCATGTTTTGGTTCACAAAGTCAACAAG GTACTGCATCTACTGATGAAAATGGGGGGACAAAATTCAGCACTGTTGGCTTTTCTGCTGGTGAGAAAAACCAAGGGAATGGTGAAGCAGATCTTGAAACAAAGATAAATGGTCTTTCCAATGAAGACAACAATGGAAGTCCAGTGGATATGAGGGCTGAAAACCAGTTAGGTTTTAATGTTAGATACTTGGAAACGGCAAATTTCACTAGCGCCATTGAATCCACTGATAAGAATGTGGCAATGAAATTCCAGACCAACGGCATGTACACTCGTGAGGAAAACCCAGAAACTGATGAATCTGATTTTGCaaaaaagaaatttgaaaatcTAGATGGTCTTCCAAATGTAGGCAACCACAAAAGTCCAATGAATATGAAGGCTGAAAGCCAGCTGAATTCAAAATTTATATACTCTAAAGTGTATGGTGAAAATGGAACCACCGGATTTGAGCCTTTTGAGAATGTAATAAGAGCAAGTTCACATGGTAGGCTAGTGCATGGTAGTAAACCAGTAGTAGAAACGGATGTTGAGAGGGTGTTAGAAGAGCAGGATACACACGATTTATACTGTCCTAATTGTAACTCATGTATTACTAAGAGGGTTATTTTACGTAAAAGAAAACGGAGGGGTCAAGATGTCCAGTTTGAGTCAAAGCGTGAAAAAATTGAACCAGTACTTCAACCTGATCTGAATGCTAGTACTGACACAGGGCCTGACGTCTTCAGATGTTTAGCGTGTTTCAGCTTTTTCATTCCAACAG CTAGTGGTTTTAAGTTATTCAGGATTTTTGGAAGAAGTGACGAGGGTGAAAACTTGAACAATCCTCAGCAAATACCTTCTAAGAACTTGAATTGGATCTCCTCTATTCATGAATTTCTTAAGACCAAAAAGGCGAGAAACGAGCCAG GGAGTTATGCAGTGCAACATGTTCAAGAAGACAATGTTCAACCATTGGGCCCATCAAAACATTCAAATGGAACTCTATCTGTTCAGGAAAATGAGATTCTTCCATTAATACAGGGAGGTCTGATGCCTGATAAATCTAATGCTACTATTGAACAAAGTGTGGAAGGTGAAATCAGAAAAGCCTTGGGAGATAAAGATGTTATTCTTGCCCTGTCAAGTCAGGAATCTTTGCCACTTGGAGAAACCCAAATTGGTGATGGAGTGAAACTGGATGGTCCAATTAAAATGAATGGTGCAG CTTTATGCATTGATGCAGCGAATAGTATAATACAACGTGTTGAAGATGATCATCCTAACTTGATGGGGCCATCACGACATTCAGAGGAATCATTATCACATGAGATGAATGATAACGATTCATCAATTCAAAGGGCAGGGCTAGCTGAAGTTATTAGTTTCAACAAGGAACAAGTGGACAATCCAGAACTGAAACCTTTGGAAGATGAGAAAAGCATTCCAGTTTCGCCAAAGCCCGGTGCTTTGTTGCATGGAGAAATTGAATCCGACAATGAAGAAAACTTGAAGGGTGTGCCTAAAACAAACATTGCAG GAGACATTAATATGCAGCTTGTTAAAGAAGATATAGGTCAAGAACCCGTGAACCAACCTCATTACTTAGACAAAATTACGCTAAACAATTGCAACACATTTACTTCGCCAGCACCAGAAACTTCCATGGTAGCAAAAGATCAAAATGGCATTGGAATGCATCGAAAGGATGAATTGTCAAAACCTCAACGAGAGGGGAATAATGCTTTCATTCCATCAATTCCAGGAGTTTCATCGCCTAAAGGAGTTCAGATCGACATTTCAAAACTGGAGGCTGCAGCTAAAAAGACTGATCTTGGTATGAAATGGGCTTTTCTGAAGTCCGTTGTTCACGATTTTGCTATTC GCACCGCTACACCAGCGGGACCGTTGTCATCTCAGAGCAATCAAACTGTTCCTTCTTCAGCAGCACCAGGAGTCTTGCAAGATAGGGAGACCAAAATAGAAATTGTTCAACAGAAGTTTGATGGAGCTAGAACTCATgaatgggatatcctaaaaagcATTGTGTATGGTGGTTTAATCGAGTCAATCACAAGCCTTGGTGTGGTTTCATCTGCAGCTGGCTCTGAGGCTGCCACAT TGAATATTGTTGCTTTGGGATTGGCAAATCTGATCGGTGGACTATTCGTGATTTCTCATAAT CTTAAGGAGCTGAGAAATGAACAACGTAGTGCCAATgatcaaaatgaacaaaatctCGATCAGTACCAAGAAATACTTGGGCGGAGAGAAAATTTCTGGCGGCATGTGGTTGTTGCAGTCTTTTCATACATCATATTTGGGCTAATTCCACCTGTGATTTATGGCTTCTCATTCCGAAAGACTGATAACAAGGAGTACAAGCTCATAGCGGTTGCTGCAGCTTCTCTTCTATGCATCGCTTTGCTTGCAATCGGGAAGGCCCATGTCCGAAAGGCGCCAAAGACCTACATCAAAACCTTGTTGTACTATGTTGGCACTGGGATGCTGGCGTCAGGCCTCTCATATGTAGCGGGCCAGCTGATCAAGAAGCTTTTGGAGAAGCTTGGGTGGTTCGACTCCGGTGCAGCTAACCCCATGTCTGTATTTGTGGAAACAAGGTCAATGAGGTCGGGATGGGCATCTTATTGA
- the LOC131231864 gene encoding membrane protein of ER body-like protein isoform X14 — MEGEQEWEGEESAPTLTLRTRKGKMVNLDAARVEWTAQTDRSVYLDRGEGIWKCRHCTWTYRMGSPGIDHAHNHEESFRGLANAKTLSQQGSCFGSQSQQGTASTDENGGTKFSTVGFSAGEKNQGNGEADLETKINGLSNEDNNGSPVDMRAENQLGFNVRYLETANFTSAIESTDKNVAMKFQTNGMYTREENPETDESDFAKKKFENLDGLPNVGNHKSPMNMKAESQLNSKFIYSKVYGENGTTGFEPFENVIRASSHGRLVHGSKPVVETDVERVLEEQDTHDLYCPNCNSCITKRVILRKRKRRGQDVQFESKREKIEPVLQPDLNASTDTGPDVFRCLACFSFFIPTASGFKLFRIFGRSDEGENLNNPQQIPSKNLNWISSIHEFLKTKKARNEPGSYAVQHVQEDNVQPLGPSKHSNGTLSVQENEILPLIQGGLMPDKSNATIEQSVEGEIRKALGDKDVILALSSQESLPLGETQIGDGVKLDGPIKMNGAALCIDAANSIIQRVEDDHPNLMGPSRHSEESLSHEMNDNDSSIQRAGLAEVISFNKEQVDNPELKPLEDEKSIPVSPKPGALLHGEIESDNEENLKGVPKTNIAGTATPAGPLSSQSNQTVPSSAAPGVLQDRETKIEIVQQKFDGARTHEWDILKSIVYGGLIESITSLGVVSSAAGSEAATLNIVALGLANLIGGLFVISHNLKELRNEQRSANDQNEQNLDQYQEILGRRENFWRHVVVAVFSYIIFGLIPPVIYGFSFRKTDNKEYKLIAVAAASLLCIALLAIGKAHVRKAPKTYIKTLLYYVGTGMLASGLSYVAGQLIKKLLEKLGWFDSGAANPMSVFVETRSMRSGWASY, encoded by the exons GAATATGGAAGTGTCGCCACTGCACATGGACCTACCGAATGGGAAGTCCTGGCATAGATCATGCTCACAATCATGAAGAGTCTTTCAGAGGGTTGGCGAATGCCAAAACATTATCTCAGCAGGGATCATGTTTTGGTTCACAAAGTCAACAAG GTACTGCATCTACTGATGAAAATGGGGGGACAAAATTCAGCACTGTTGGCTTTTCTGCTGGTGAGAAAAACCAAGGGAATGGTGAAGCAGATCTTGAAACAAAGATAAATGGTCTTTCCAATGAAGACAACAATGGAAGTCCAGTGGATATGAGGGCTGAAAACCAGTTAGGTTTTAATGTTAGATACTTGGAAACGGCAAATTTCACTAGCGCCATTGAATCCACTGATAAGAATGTGGCAATGAAATTCCAGACCAACGGCATGTACACTCGTGAGGAAAACCCAGAAACTGATGAATCTGATTTTGCaaaaaagaaatttgaaaatcTAGATGGTCTTCCAAATGTAGGCAACCACAAAAGTCCAATGAATATGAAGGCTGAAAGCCAGCTGAATTCAAAATTTATATACTCTAAAGTGTATGGTGAAAATGGAACCACCGGATTTGAGCCTTTTGAGAATGTAATAAGAGCAAGTTCACATGGTAGGCTAGTGCATGGTAGTAAACCAGTAGTAGAAACGGATGTTGAGAGGGTGTTAGAAGAGCAGGATACACACGATTTATACTGTCCTAATTGTAACTCATGTATTACTAAGAGGGTTATTTTACGTAAAAGAAAACGGAGGGGTCAAGATGTCCAGTTTGAGTCAAAGCGTGAAAAAATTGAACCAGTACTTCAACCTGATCTGAATGCTAGTACTGACACAGGGCCTGACGTCTTCAGATGTTTAGCGTGTTTCAGCTTTTTCATTCCAACAG CTAGTGGTTTTAAGTTATTCAGGATTTTTGGAAGAAGTGACGAGGGTGAAAACTTGAACAATCCTCAGCAAATACCTTCTAAGAACTTGAATTGGATCTCCTCTATTCATGAATTTCTTAAGACCAAAAAGGCGAGAAACGAGCCAG GGAGTTATGCAGTGCAACATGTTCAAGAAGACAATGTTCAACCATTGGGCCCATCAAAACATTCAAATGGAACTCTATCTGTTCAGGAAAATGAGATTCTTCCATTAATACAGGGAGGTCTGATGCCTGATAAATCTAATGCTACTATTGAACAAAGTGTGGAAGGTGAAATCAGAAAAGCCTTGGGAGATAAAGATGTTATTCTTGCCCTGTCAAGTCAGGAATCTTTGCCACTTGGAGAAACCCAAATTGGTGATGGAGTGAAACTGGATGGTCCAATTAAAATGAATGGTGCAG CTTTATGCATTGATGCAGCGAATAGTATAATACAACGTGTTGAAGATGATCATCCTAACTTGATGGGGCCATCACGACATTCAGAGGAATCATTATCACATGAGATGAATGATAACGATTCATCAATTCAAAGGGCAGGGCTAGCTGAAGTTATTAGTTTCAACAAGGAACAAGTGGACAATCCAGAACTGAAACCTTTGGAAGATGAGAAAAGCATTCCAGTTTCGCCAAAGCCCGGTGCTTTGTTGCATGGAGAAATTGAATCCGACAATGAAGAAAACTTGAAGGGTGTGCCTAAAACAAACATTGCAG GCACCGCTACACCAGCGGGACCGTTGTCATCTCAGAGCAATCAAACTGTTCCTTCTTCAGCAGCACCAGGAGTCTTGCAAGATAGGGAGACCAAAATAGAAATTGTTCAACAGAAGTTTGATGGAGCTAGAACTCATgaatgggatatcctaaaaagcATTGTGTATGGTGGTTTAATCGAGTCAATCACAAGCCTTGGTGTGGTTTCATCTGCAGCTGGCTCTGAGGCTGCCACAT TGAATATTGTTGCTTTGGGATTGGCAAATCTGATCGGTGGACTATTCGTGATTTCTCATAAT CTTAAGGAGCTGAGAAATGAACAACGTAGTGCCAATgatcaaaatgaacaaaatctCGATCAGTACCAAGAAATACTTGGGCGGAGAGAAAATTTCTGGCGGCATGTGGTTGTTGCAGTCTTTTCATACATCATATTTGGGCTAATTCCACCTGTGATTTATGGCTTCTCATTCCGAAAGACTGATAACAAGGAGTACAAGCTCATAGCGGTTGCTGCAGCTTCTCTTCTATGCATCGCTTTGCTTGCAATCGGGAAGGCCCATGTCCGAAAGGCGCCAAAGACCTACATCAAAACCTTGTTGTACTATGTTGGCACTGGGATGCTGGCGTCAGGCCTCTCATATGTAGCGGGCCAGCTGATCAAGAAGCTTTTGGAGAAGCTTGGGTGGTTCGACTCCGGTGCAGCTAACCCCATGTCTGTATTTGTGGAAACAAGGTCAATGAGGTCGGGATGGGCATCTTATTGA